From Aedes albopictus strain Foshan chromosome 1, AalbF5, whole genome shotgun sequence, one genomic window encodes:
- the LOC109413322 gene encoding glutathione S-transferase 1 — translation MPVDLYCHIVAPFCRSVILLADALEVELNFIEVNVLKKEQFKPEFLAINPQHCIPTLVDGEVVVWESNAILMYLAEKYGKEGKRYYPTDIGERAKVNRLLFFQLGTLHRALSTYYYPILAGIGEGKPEDFRKIQDAVCVLNKLLDGNKWLAGEELTIADFSVVISVASLEGVIKFDLTVYKNVYRWYQQCKKEFGKFEELTQEANEKSQEMIAAVRQYKLEEINSAKEPCCSASGGKTPPPKPPCPDSS, via the exons ATGCCCGTGGATCTATACTGCCACATCGTGGCCCCGTTCTGCCGTTCCGTGATCCTGCTGGCCGACGCACTGGAAGTCGAGCTGAACTTCATCGAAGTGAACGTGCTGAAGAAGGAACAATTCAAACCGGAATTCCTCGCG ATCAACCCCCAGCACTGTATTCCGACGCTGGTTGATGGTGAAGTCGTAGTATGGGAATCGAACGCAATACTGATGTACCTGGCGGAGAAGTACGGCAAGGAAGGCAAACGATATTATCCAACAGACATCGGAGAACGCGCCAAAGTGAACCGTTTGCTGTTCTTCCAATTGGGAACGTTGCATCGAGCATTGTCCACGTATTACTATCCGATCTTAGCAGGAATCGGTGAGGGAAAACCAGAAGACTTTCGAAAGATCCAGGACGCTGTTTGTGTGTTGAACAAACTGCTGGACGGAAACAAGTGGCTAGCGGGAGAAGAACTGACCATTGCAGACTTCAGTGTGGTAATCAGCGTTGCGTCCCTCGAAGGAGTGATAAAGTTCGATTTGACAGTGTACAAAAACGTGTATCGTTGGTATCAGCAGTGCAAGAAAGAGTTCGGAAAGTTCGAGGAACTCACACAAGAAGCCAAtgaaaaatcccaagaaatgATTGCAGCCGTGCGGCAGTACAAACTGGAAGAAATAAATTCAGCTAAAGAACCATGCTGCAGTGCTTCTGGAGGCAAAACGCCACCACCAAAGCCACCCTGTCCAGACTCGTCTTGA
- the LOC109413324 gene encoding vesicular integral-membrane protein VIP36 — protein sequence MFSSGGNLSAIVTTAVLLLITFGVRESTQQQYDANDYMKREHSLFKPYQGSGMTIPYWDFFGSTFVTNSYIRLTPDLQSKSGAIWNQVPCTSINWEMHVNFKVHGKGKDLFGDGFAIWYAKDRLQTGPVFGSRDNFLGLAIILDTYSNHNGPHNHQHPYISAMVNNGSLSYDHDRDGTHTQLAGCEAKFRNVDYDTLISIRYENDVLTVSTDLENKNTWKQCFQVTGVKLPTGYFFGVSATTGDLSDNHDLLAMKFYELEAPSLHAEDRSRIIPSAETFDAPREHKDDPKQGGMSNVKIFFLILLVMLIVVVLVVIGIMFYQKHQENSRKRFY from the exons ATGTTCTCCAGCGGAGGAAACCTGTCGGCGATAGTGACAACGGCGGTTCTGCTGCTGATAACCTTCGGCGTCCGGGAAAGTACCCAACAGCAGTACGATGCAAACGATTACATGAAACGGGAGCACTCCCTGTTCAAACCGTACCAGG GCTCGGGGATGACCATTCCGTACTGGGACTTTTTCGGATCGACCTTTGTAACCAATAGCTATATCCGGCTGACGCCGGATCTGCAGTCCAAGAGTGGGGCCATCTGGAATCAAGTG CCCTGTACTTCCATCAACTGGGAAATGCACGTAAACTTCAAAGTTCACGGTAAAGGCAAGGATCTTTTCGGCGATGGCTTCGCCATTTGGTATGCAAAGGACCGACTGCAGACGGGGCCGGTATTTGGCAGTCGAGACAATTTCCTAGGGTTGGCCATCATCCTGGACACGTATAGCAATCACAATGGACCACACAAT CATCAACATCCGTATATTAGTGCGATGGTGAACAACGGAAGTCTGTCGTACGATCACGACCGAGATGGAACTCATACGCAGCTGGCGGGATGCGAAGCCAAGTTCCGTAATGTGGACTACGATACGCTCATTAGTATCAGATATGAGAACGATGTTCTGACAG TGTCCACCGACTTGGAGAACAAGAATACCTGGAAGCAGTGCTTCCAGGTGACCGGCGTAAAGCTGCCCACCGGATACTTTTTCGGCGTGTCGGCCACGACCGGCGATCTGTCGGACAATCACGATCTGCTGGCCATGAAATTCTACGAACTGGAAGCCCCTTCCCTGCACGCAGAAGACCGCAGCCGTATCATCCCGTCGGCGGAAACGTTCGACGCCCCGCGGGAACACAAGGACGACCCCAAACAGGGCGGTATGTCCAACGTGAAGATCTTCTTCCTCATCCTGCTGGTGATGCTGATCGTGGTGGTGCTGGTCGTCATCGGAATCATGTTCTACCAGAAGCACCAGGAAAACTCCCGGAAGCGGTTCTACTGA
- the LOC109413323 gene encoding zinc finger protein 318 gives MGGCRCTFRQCDNSTSSKPGMHFFHFPIRDWPRLEIWARNANKPDFPELPLSKLKNKVVCQDHFENRMFMNYLKEGLVKTAVPALEILEDGSVLNVETNQVSEREEWLIPEKDDAAGDSMEPPMEQPETTRMEIQFVDSEHEEFNITPVVSPPPTPKILNKTSEAVPVRVSRNTDEANKTILRTPSTNVVLRKVFVKRKRKPSSEDSPSKSKMQIVSVQRLTKVSPKEEAFAQEEAPSAATPSSSTDVAQETPVPENPVQPSSTPSAVLSPPPVPAAPPAPVMPTIKIITDPAYIEKLNQTSAQIAEVKQLLTDVLNKPVPEPKVITVPVPTPVPAPAQPQQPPAKQDDETCPKMEKGGPHMNKVQLFNGVKRYLNPTMVALLRMELFAGAPERQYKADEKTLAVELVNLGENVYGHFLDEFRFRLPAKKDALKWKEEALDDDDDAS, from the exons ATGGGTGGCTGCCGGTGCACCTTCCGGCAGTGTGACAACAGCACCAGTAGCAAGCCGGGAATGCATTTTTTCCACTTTCCCATCCGGGACTGGCCGCGGTTGGAAATATGGGCCCGAAACGCCAACAAGCCCGATTTCCCCGAATTGCCGTTAAGTAAGCTTAAGAACAAAGTCGTCTGCCAGGATCACTTTGAGAACCGGATGTTCATGAACTATCTCAAGGAAGGGCTGGTTAAGACGGCCGTTCCGGCGCTGGAGATTTTGGAGGACGGGTCCGTTTTGAACGTGGAGACCAATCAGGTGAGCGAGCGGGAAGAGTGGCTCATACCGGAGAAGGACGATGCCGCTGGGGATTCGATGGAGCCTCCGATGGAACAACCGGAAACCACCCGGATGGAG ATACAATTTGTAGATTCAGAGCATGAGGAGTTCAACATAACTCCGGTCGTAAGCCCACCGCCTACACCGAAAATCCTCAACAAAACTTCCGAAGCGGTGCCAGTGAGAGTGTCCAGAAACACCGATGAAGCAAATAAGACAATTCTACGTACACCTTCAACCAATGTCGTTTTGCGTAAAGTTTTTGTCAAACGGAAGCGCAAACCTTCATCGGAAGATTCTCCGAGCAAATCGAAAATGCAGATTGTTTCCGTTCAACGACTTACAAAGGTCTCCCCGAAGGAAGAAGCCTTCGCTCAGGAGGAAGCTCCCTCGGCGGCCACTCCATCATCGTCAACAGATGTAGCACAGGAAACACCCGTTCCGGAAAACCCGGTTCAACCGTCTAGCACTCCGTCAGCAGTTCTTTCTCCTCCTCCAGTTCCTGCAGCTCCTCCTGCTCCAGTAATGCCAACCATCAAGATCATCACCGATCCGGCCTACATTGAGAAATTAAACCAAACGTCGGCCCAAATTGCCGAGGTGAAGCAACTTCTCACCGATGTCCTGAACAAACCTGTTCCGGAGCCGAAGGTGATAACCGTTCCGGTTCCAACACCGGTTCCTGCCCCTGCCCAACCTCAACAACCCCCTGCAAAACAGGACGACGAAACCTGCCCGAAGATGGAGAAGGGCGGCCCCCACATGAACAAGGTCCAGCTCTTCAACGGAGTCAAACGGTATCTGAATCCGACGATGGTGGCCCTGCTGCGGATGGAGCTGTTTGCCGGCGCACCGGAACGGCAGTACAAGGCGGACGAGAAAACGTTGGCCGTCGAGTTGGTCAACCTGGGGGAGAACGTCTATGGGCACTTTCTGGACGAGTTCCGGTTTCGACTGCCGGCCAAGAAGGACGCTCTCAAGTGGAAGGAGGAAGCCctggacgatgacgatgatgcttCGTGA
- the LOC134287821 gene encoding galactose mutarotase-like, protein MSSGVGSGQSCGEPASSSVQSSYVSAGGSKSESVTVRTMDGSHQSEAQSVTLTVDGFGTVKDPLTDEVQPVKRFTWTNESGMSVQVISYGAIITSIKVPGKNGAVDDVVLGFDNILGYRGANNPYFGATVGRVANRIGEGRFTIDGVVYEVTKNWEGRHQLHGGKIGFDKFNWTSHVEGTVVTLSHTNKDGHEGYPGTVLASVTYELKNDNRLMVKFRAVSNKPTPINLTNHSYFNLAGHNTGHEEVYRHIISLNADRITETDEDSIPTGKFLCVGGTPYDLRIPRELGPAMSRAPGEGYDNNFCITKGTEQGMTFIARVVHPHSGRTLEVYTDQPGVQLYTSNFMPDPNRNIRPRPINAGDYYELTHLEPVVPAMATDLPIRGKGGAKYFKHGAFCLETQNFPDAVNHANFPNSVLVPGETYEHEVVYKFGLFEEN, encoded by the exons atgaGTAGTGGCGTCGGTTCCGGTCAATCTTGTGGGGAGCCCGCGTCCTCATCCGTTCAAAGTTCGTACGTGAGTGCTGGAGGAAGCAAGTCTGAATCGGTAACGGTGCGAACGATGGACGGATCGCACCAATCGGAGGCCCAATCGGTCACCCTCACGGTGGACGGATTCGGAACGGTGAAGGATCCGCTTACTGATGAAGTGCAACCGGTGAAACGGTTCACCTGGACGAACGAGAGCGGGATGTCGGTGCAGGTGATTTCCTACGGGGCCATCATCACGTCGATCAAGGTTCCGGGCAAGAACGGTGCGGTTGACGATGTGGTCCTTGGATTCGATAACATTCTGGGCTATCGGGGTGCGAATAACCCGTACTTTGGTGCCACGGTAGGCAGGGTTGCCAACCGCATCGGGGAAGGTCGGTTCACCATCGATGGGGTGGTGTACGAGGTCACGAAGAACTGGGAGGGGCGTCATCAGCTGCACGGAGGGAAAATTGGATTCGATAAGTTCAATTGGACGTCGCATGTGGAGGGAACGGTGGTCACGCTGAGCCACACGAACAAGGACGGCCATGAAGGCTATCCGGGGACGGTCCTGGCGTCGGTAACGTACGAACTGAAGAACGACAATCGGTTGATGGTCAAATTTCGGGCGGTTTCCAATAAGCCTACGCCGATCAATCTGACGAACCATTCATACTTCAATCTGGCGGGTCAT AACACCGGACATGAGGAAGTCTACCGTCATATCATTTCCTTGAACGCCGACCGCATTACGGAAACGGACGAGGACTCGATTCCAACGGGTAAATTCCTGTGCGTCGGTGGAACGCCGTACGATCTCCGAATCCCTCGGGAACTTGGTCCGGCCATGTCCCGGGCACCCGGCGAAGGTTACGATAACAATTTCTGCATCACCAAGGGTACCGAACAGGGGATGACTTTTATCGCCAGGGTCGTTCATCCTCACTCGGGACGCACGCTGGAGGTCTACACCGATCAACCGGGCGTTCAGCTGTACACCAGCAACTTCATGCCGGATCCTAACCGGAAT ATCCGCCCGAGACCGATCAACGCCGGGGACTATTACGAGCTGACGCACCTGGAACCGGTGGTGCCTGCGATGGCCACCGATCTGCCCATCAGGGGCAAGGGCGGTGCCAAGTACTTCAAGCACGGTGCGTTCTGTCTGGAGACGCAAAATTTCCCCGATGCGGTCAACCATGCCAACTTTCCGAACTCGGTGCTGGTCCCCGGGGAAACCTACGAGCACGAAGTGGTCTACAAGTTTGGCCTGTTTGAGGAGAACTGA